A single region of the Mustela lutreola isolate mMusLut2 chromosome 2, mMusLut2.pri, whole genome shotgun sequence genome encodes:
- the LOC131825745 gene encoding olfactory receptor 1361-like has product MDNQTRVFEFILLGLSEQPLQQQVLFGLSSSLYLIGCLGNLLTILAILFDPHLHSPMYFFLSNLSLLDICFTSTTIPKMLVNHLCGHSTISSEACLTQMYFFIAFGAADSTLLSAMAYDRYLAICCPLHYLTVMSVLRCALLVAVPWISANLISMVHTILMTRLSFCTNRIPHFFCDLNALIKLSCSNTQVNEMLVLVLGGLVVLIPFVCIMASYTPIAVAVWKVPSTQGKWKAFSTCSSHLCVISLFYGTIIGVYFNPGSTHTTQRDLAATVMYTMVTPMMNPFIYSLRNRDLKEALRKLLKGNHLAEPL; this is encoded by the coding sequence ATGGACAATCAAACCCGAGTCTTTGAATTCATCCTTCTTGGCCTCTCTGAGCAGCCCCTGCAACAGCAGGTGCTCTTTGGTCTGTCTTCCAGCCTGTATCTGATTGGGTGCCTGGGGAATCTTCTCACCATCCTGGCCATCCTCTTTGACCCTCATCTCCACagccccatgtacttcttcctcagcaACTTGTCTCTACTTGACATCTGCTTTACCTCCACCACCATCCCCAAGATGCTGGTGAACCACCTATGCGGGCACAGTACCATCTCCTCTGAGGCTTGCCTGACGCAGATGTATTTCTTCATTGCCTTCGGGGCAGCTGACAGCACCCTTCTCTCGGCCATGGCTTATGACCGCTACCTGGCCATCTGTTGCCCACTGCACTACTTGACAGTCATGAGTGTCCTTCGGTGTGCCTTGCTGGTGGCAGTACCCTGGATCTCAGCAAACCTCATCTCTATGGTCCATACTATCCTGATGACCCGCTTGTCCTTTTGCACCAATAGGATCCCACACTTTTTCTGTGACCTCAATGCCTTGATCAAGCTCTCTTGCTCTAACACCCAAGTCAATGAGATGTTGGTGTTGGTCCTTGGGGGCTTGGTGGTTCTGATTCCTTTTGTGTGTATCATGGCCTCTTATACACCTATTGCTGTGGCTGTGTGGAAGGTGCCCTCAACTCAGGGGAAGTGGAAAGCATTCTCCACCTGTAGTTCTCACCTTTGTGTCATCTCTCTCTTCTATGGGACTATTATTGGGGTCTATTTCAACCCTGGATCCACACATACCACCCAGAGGGACTTGGCAGCCACAGTGATGTACACTATGGTCACCCCCATGATGAACCCCTTCATCTACAGCCTTCGGAACCGAGATCTGAAGGAAGCCCTCAGGAAACTTCTCAAAGGAAACCACTTGGCTGAACCTCTTTGA
- the LOC131825747 gene encoding olfactory receptor 10H1 codes for MQRSNFSVVTEFILVGFSTFPHLQLMFFFLFLLMYLFTLLGNLLIMATVWSERSLHTPMYLFLCALSISEILYTLAITPRLLADLLSIYHAIVFAACASQMFFSFMFGFTHSFLLTIMGYDRYVAICHPLRYNVLMSPRGCSCLVAWSWVGGSVMGLVVTMAVFRLTFCGPNEIHHFACHVPPLLKLACGTDVPIVALGVGLVCITALLGCFLLILLSYAFIVAAILKIPSAEGRHKAFSTCASHLTVVVVHYGFASVIYLKPKAPQSLEGDTLMGITYTILTPFLSPIIFSLRNKELKTAMKKTFLSKLYPEKI; via the coding sequence ATGCAGAGAAGCAACTTCTCAGTGGTGACTGAATTCATACTGGTGGGTTTCTCCACCTTCCCCCACCTTCAGCTGATgttcttctttctgttcctgctGATGTACCTGTTCACGCTGCTGGGAAACCTGCTCATCATGGCCACTGTCTGGAGTGAGCGCAGCCTGCACACACCCATGTACCTCTTTCTGTGTGCCCTGTCCATCTCTGAGATCCTCTACACCTTGGCCATCACCCCACGCCTACTGGCTGACCTGCTCTCCATCTACCATGCCATTGTCTTTGCAGCCTGTGCCAGTCAGATGTTCTTCTCCTTCATGTTTGGCTTCACCCACTCCTTCCTTCTCACCATCATGGGCTacgaccgctatgtggccatctgccacCCCTTGCGCTACAATGTGCTCATGAGCCCCCGCGGCTGCTCCTGCCTGGTGGCCTGGTCCTGGGTTGGTGGCTCTGTCATGGGGCTGGTGGTAACCATGGCCGTTTTCCGCCTAACCTTCTGTGGACCCAATGAAATTCACCATTTTGCTTGCCATGTGCCACCACTGTTGAAGCTGGCCTGTGGAACTGATGTACCAATAGTGGCCTTGGGTGTGGGCCTGGTGTGCATCACTGCCCTGCTGGGttgctttctcctcatcctcctctCTTATGCCTTCATCGTGGCTGCCATCTTGAAAATCCCTTCTGCAGAGGGCCGGCACAAGGCTTTCTCCACCTGTGCGTCCCACCTCACTGTGGTGGTTGTGCACTATGGATTTGCTTCTGTCATCTACCTCAAGCCCAAGGCTCCTCAGTCTCTGGAAGGGGACACTCTGATGGGCATCACCTACACAATCCTCACACCCTTCCTCAGCCCTATTATCTTTAGTCTCAGGAACAAGGAGCTGAAGACTGCCATGAAGAAGACCTTCCTCAGCAAACTCTACCCAGAAAAAATATGA